A single region of the Anaerobaca lacustris genome encodes:
- a CDS encoding type II secretion system protein — protein sequence MKNRSAFTLIELLVVIAIIAMLMAILIPALSRTREQAREVVCRSHLQQWSLCLAMYTGDYDGRFMPGIDEDWATGRYSWIYTLIPYYQEASIRLCPKAQRTAEQGGTPPYTAWDVSITNPADFSLLKDPRYKIGSYGINWWVNDSDMVVGVHDAKNKWRRIGQRNPSAIPVLMDCGFMLARPAPMDTPPEMDGLFLWADGGGMKRVCTNRHHGGVNILFMDWSSSKVEIRELWTLKWHRTFDTAGPWTVAGGVTHEDWPRWMSQR from the coding sequence ATGAAGAATCGCAGTGCATTCACCCTGATCGAGTTACTGGTGGTCATTGCGATCATTGCGATGCTGATGGCCATCCTGATACCGGCCCTGAGCCGGACGCGGGAGCAGGCCCGCGAGGTTGTCTGCCGTAGCCATCTGCAGCAGTGGTCGCTGTGCTTGGCGATGTACACGGGCGACTACGACGGGCGATTCATGCCGGGCATTGACGAGGACTGGGCCACCGGCCGCTACTCGTGGATCTACACGCTGATCCCTTACTACCAGGAAGCATCGATTCGTCTGTGCCCCAAGGCCCAGCGGACGGCCGAGCAGGGCGGTACACCGCCCTATACGGCGTGGGACGTCAGCATCACCAACCCCGCCGACTTCTCACTCCTGAAGGACCCGAGGTACAAGATCGGCAGCTACGGTATCAACTGGTGGGTCAATGACAGTGATATGGTGGTCGGGGTGCACGATGCAAAGAACAAGTGGCGGCGGATTGGGCAGAGGAACCCGAGCGCGATTCCGGTGCTGATGGACTGCGGGTTCATGCTGGCCCGGCCGGCGCCAATGGACACGCCCCCAGAGATGGACGGACTATTCCTCTGGGCCGACGGCGGTGGTATGAAGCGTGTCTGCACAAACCGTCATCACGGCGGCGTCAATATCCTGTTCATGGACTGGTCCTCGAGCAAGGTTGAAATCCGGGAGCTCTGGACGCTCAAGTGGCATCGCACGTTCGATACCGCCGGCCCCTGGACCGTTGCCGGCGGCGTTACCCACGAGGACTGGCCCCGCTGGATGAGCCAACGATAG
- a CDS encoding glycosyl hydrolase family 28-related protein, with product MCIPLAGLNPIVLVRILVTVALLACFGSPASGTWRSAWYPEDWTAAFTDREGRFLHDFSYAGYRSGEVPLPDVQGPVVQTVEDFGADATGQKDSQPAIQAAIDAVAKRGGGVVVLPKGLFRCNGPLHVTASNTVIRGAGPEATRIFFTSVPERGWSDHLQLRGSLREGREVVMAADAPNRAMYVEVDDASGLQKGDDVAIGWVISPEFIAEHHMTGTWTSFNGRWRPFFLREIRRIDRAGRPHRVHLDVPLRYVAKVRDQASIRVMTGYLQECGVESLSVANAVDWKRAWSRPGVHAISLRDARDCWIRNVNSFESPLSEAKGYHLQGGGIVVTTSKRITIADCRMEKAQNRGGGGAGYLFHISRSNEILTRDCMAVAGRHNFIQNWDFGSAGLVWLRCVSRDGRGYAFAADPVGYAGLCEYHHSLAMACLVDSCVLDDGWFGGNRHDWSSGAGATVTQSVYWNTSGKGRIRSWQSGNGYIIGTRDIRVETSMASRFAEGTEPEDRTEGLGQGGSLEPSSLYEDQLERRLKRRATDQP from the coding sequence ATGTGTATTCCACTGGCTGGCCTGAATCCTATAGTGTTGGTAAGAATCCTGGTGACTGTGGCGCTGCTCGCATGTTTCGGGTCACCGGCCTCGGGCACATGGCGCAGCGCGTGGTACCCCGAGGACTGGACTGCGGCGTTCACCGACCGAGAAGGGCGCTTCCTCCACGATTTCTCGTATGCCGGGTACCGTAGTGGTGAAGTGCCGTTGCCGGACGTACAGGGGCCAGTAGTCCAAACCGTAGAGGACTTCGGTGCCGATGCGACGGGACAGAAAGACTCACAGCCGGCGATCCAGGCGGCCATTGACGCCGTGGCCAAGCGTGGCGGTGGCGTCGTGGTGCTGCCGAAGGGCTTGTTCCGCTGCAACGGGCCGCTGCATGTCACCGCATCGAACACAGTGATCCGTGGTGCCGGGCCAGAGGCCACACGCATCTTCTTCACGTCGGTTCCCGAGCGGGGTTGGAGCGACCACCTGCAACTTCGGGGCAGTCTCCGTGAGGGCCGGGAGGTTGTCATGGCCGCAGATGCCCCCAACCGGGCGATGTATGTCGAAGTCGACGATGCCAGCGGATTGCAGAAAGGGGATGACGTCGCCATTGGCTGGGTCATCAGCCCTGAGTTCATCGCCGAGCACCACATGACCGGGACTTGGACGTCCTTCAATGGCAGATGGCGGCCGTTCTTTCTCCGCGAGATTCGCCGGATTGACCGAGCCGGCAGGCCGCACCGCGTGCACCTTGACGTGCCCCTGCGCTATGTGGCGAAGGTGCGGGATCAGGCGTCGATTCGTGTGATGACTGGGTATCTCCAGGAGTGCGGTGTCGAATCACTGTCGGTGGCCAACGCGGTGGATTGGAAGCGGGCGTGGAGCCGCCCCGGAGTGCACGCTATCAGTCTGCGGGACGCCAGGGACTGCTGGATCCGTAACGTGAACTCTTTCGAATCCCCGCTGTCCGAAGCCAAGGGCTATCACCTGCAGGGCGGTGGAATCGTCGTGACCACATCCAAACGGATCACGATCGCAGACTGCCGGATGGAAAAGGCACAAAATCGTGGAGGGGGCGGTGCGGGCTATCTGTTCCATATCAGCCGTTCCAACGAGATACTGACACGCGATTGCATGGCGGTCGCCGGCCGGCACAATTTCATCCAGAACTGGGACTTCGGCTCTGCTGGCCTGGTGTGGCTGCGGTGCGTCAGCCGCGACGGCAGAGGCTATGCCTTCGCCGCCGACCCGGTGGGCTATGCGGGACTTTGCGAGTATCATCATTCACTGGCGATGGCTTGCCTGGTGGACTCGTGTGTCCTGGATGACGGCTGGTTTGGTGGAAATCGGCATGATTGGAGCTCAGGGGCGGGCGCCACGGTCACGCAGAGCGTCTATTGGAACACCTCAGGCAAGGGCCGAATCCGCTCGTGGCAGAGCGGCAATGGCTATATCATTGGCACCCGCGATATCCGCGTGGAAACCAGCATGGCCAGCCGCTTTGCCGAAGGGACCGAACCCGAAGACCGGACCGAGGGACTGGGGCAAGGAGGCAGCCTGGAGCCATCATCGCTGTACGAAGACCAACTCGAACGGCGTCTGAAACGGCGCGCCACAGACCAACCATAG